Proteins found in one Anoplolepis gracilipes chromosome 7, ASM4749672v1, whole genome shotgun sequence genomic segment:
- the LOC140668111 gene encoding putative gustatory receptor 28a — MEEDNYHKNISPSIDLIFMNAKTFNIFGNLNKMNTVEKISKQKVVKIKSKSPQVSLWMVRVLIIFFKLIGLATFTYRIGTPKKRTLYTFQYSKFGIVYNTVLISLTVASDYLSIPYRLNMNYENKTNLTVAIELVQTVLGTIVICTILLFYCVDQKFLVRIINQLTDIEREINRLYHLYSPLQRQRISCSLIIVFILNICLLIVLLITEVLAFHTSPISWLSDVLPTFHVGWMIMQYFLLVTIIQADFADVNRALQNLSRVSTPDLRSQSLCQTRRIIVSNSTVQQLLQLRDVHCHLCEISGNVSDFYSLPILFGVIFLFLSLIYNGYYLLSPLLMSDEVLEYEVFTNTIFWLIYLIYPIFFLTNRITKILNEMEKTGNVVHNILSCAIGKEAKSELKEFSLQILHRKIRFTANGYFTLDNSFLYSLIGTVVTYLVILVQFQMGSSRPHCNCTHQDS, encoded by the exons atggaGGAAGATAATTATCACAAGAATATTTCCCCTtcgattgatttaattttcatgaatGCTAAGACTTTCAATATCTTCggaaatctaaataaaatgaataccGTGGAAAAAATTAGCAAACAGAAAGTggtgaaaataaaatcgaagtCTCCTCAGGTTTCTCTCTGGATGGTTCGggtgttaataatatttttcaagcttATCGGTCTCGCTACATTCACCTATCGTATTGGCACGCCGAAAAAGAggacattatatacatttcagTATTCCAAATTTGGTATCGTCTACAACACCGTACTAATTAGCTTAACGGTCGCTTCGGACTATCTTTCGATACCGTATAGACTTAATATGAACTATGAGAACAAGACAAATTTAACCGTAGCTATCGAACTTGTGCAAACTGTACTCGGTACCATCGTGATCTGCACGATTCTGCTGTTTTATTGTGTCGACCAGAAATTCTTGGTGcgaattataaatcaattaacgGATATTGAACGTGAGATTAATCGTTTATATCATCTATATAGTCCGTTGCAACGACAGCGTATCTCATGTTCCCTGATCATTGTCTTCATCTTGAACATTTGTCTGCTGATCGTTCTCCTGATCACCGAGGTTCTGGCCTTTCACACAAGCCCAATCTCCTGGCTATCGGATGTTCTGCCGACATTTCACGTAGGATGGATGATAATGCAGTACTTTCTACTGGTCACGATCATCCAGGCGGACTTTGCTGACGTGAATCGGGCACTGCAGAACTTGTCCAGGGTCAGCACACCGGATCTTCGATCGCAATCGCTCTGTCAGACGCGCCGCATCATCGTCAGCAACTCCACCGTTCAACAGCTGCTGCAACTGCGAGATGTGCATTGTCACCTCTGTGAGATCTCGGGGAACGTGTCGGATTTCTATTCACTGCCAATATTGTTCGGCgtcattttcctttttttatcactcataTATAACGGCTACTACCTTCTCTCGCCTCTGTTGATGTCCGACGAAGTTTTAGAATACGAGGTTTTTACTAACACCATCTTCTGGTTAATATATCTGATTTACCCAATTTTTTTCCTCACCAACAGGATTACTAAGATTTTGAATGAG ATGGAGAAAACGGGAAATGTAGTACATAACATTTTAAGTTGCGCAATCGGCAAAGAAGCAAAATCAGAg CTCAAGGAATTTTCGCTTCAAATACTACATCGTAAGATACGGTTCACAGCTAATGGATACTTTACACTTGATAACAGTTTCCTTTATTCG CTAATCGGTACGGTGGTGACGTATCTGGTAATACTTGTGCAATTTCAAATGGGAAGTTCGAGACCACACTGTAATTGTACACATCAAGATTCGTAA